Proteins co-encoded in one Capsicum annuum cultivar UCD-10X-F1 chromosome 9, UCD10Xv1.1, whole genome shotgun sequence genomic window:
- the LOC107841427 gene encoding elongation factor 1-beta 2-like, protein MEDLKGIEDYVADHLSHLEDEEMQKLGNDLDVNDTFLDIYPNASKYYQDISAKHAYSFPGKVVGVRFESQDVLTTAAPAKEAIKPANNNNDDNDIDLFREEIEKERRQQKQGRLLRNLPRRKQVKSHLFLWMLSLGIMKLT, encoded by the exons ATGGAAGACCTGAAAGGAATTGAGGACTATGTTGCTGATCACTTATCTCACCTCGAGGATGAGGAAATGCAAAAATTAGGTAATGATCTTGATGTCAATGATACTTTTCTAG ATATTTATCCCAATGCTAGTAAATACTACCAAGATATTTCTGCTAAACATGCATATAGTTTTCCTGGGAAAGTTGTTGGTGTGAGATTTGAAAGCCAAGATGTTCTTACTACAGCTGCACCAGCTAAGGAAGCTATTAAGCCTGCCAATAATAACAATGATGATAATGACATCGATCTCTTTAGAGAAGAGATAGAGAAAGAACGAAGGCAGCAGAAGCAAGGGAGGCTACTAAGGAATCTACCAAGAAGAAAACAAGTGAAAAGTCATTTGTTCTTATGGATGTTAAGCCTTGGGATCATGAAACTGACGTAA